A part of Crassostrea angulata isolate pt1a10 chromosome 5, ASM2561291v2, whole genome shotgun sequence genomic DNA contains:
- the LOC128185075 gene encoding uncharacterized protein LOC128185075 has product MAELRIAPSDIYYSQSSISNCFSEASEHTENSIGDTVDGILLKRYRIDDIPKISVVRKGDVWVTADNRRLWVFKTLESLGQCARISVIIKKRISNKKSVVQRDIKVRGDPGGIFYKLKTQHQMNFHDVLLAMSRICLDTK; this is encoded by the exons ATGGCTGAATTACGAATAGCTCCTTCCGACATTTATTATAGTCAGTCCTCAATCTCCAATTGTTTCAGTGAAGCATCCGAGCATACAGAAAACTCTATTGGAGACACAGTTGACGGGATACTACTCAAGCGATATCGAATTGATGATATCCCCAAAATAAGTGTGGTTAGGAAAGGGGATGTGTGGGTGACGGCGGACAATAGAAGACTGTGGGTATTTAAGACACTGGAATCATTAGGACAATGTGCTAGGATTTCCGTGATCATTAAAAAACGTATCAGCAATAAAAAGAGTGTGGTTCAAAGAGACATCAAAGTCAGAGGGGATCCAGGGGGTATCTTTTACAAATTAAAG ACACAACATCAAATGAATTTTCACGACGTCCTTCTTGCAATGTCGAGGATATGTTTGGATACGAAATGA